The genomic window CTACGATGGCTACGACCGCAAGCTTTCCAATGTCGCGCACGTGCTGGTCAATGGCGTCAAGGCTCCGGTCAGGGGCAGGATCTGCATGGATATGTTCATGGTCGATGTGTCGCATGTGAAAAACGTAAAAGTCGGCGATCGGGTAACCCTGCTCGGCGAACAGAAACATGAACATATCACGGCCGATACCCTGTCCGAATTGGCCGGCACCATCAATTATGAAATATTGGCCCGGATCAATCCGCTGATCCCGAGAATGATCGTTTGACCATGTCGGCAGCGGGCGCATTTTTATGGAACTTTTAAATTTTTCAAGTCGTTTATAGGTGTGTATGGATATAGCAGAAACCTTATTGAGGTGCAGAAATGGTGATCAGGAGGCCTGGAATATGTTGATCAATGCCTATTTCAAGGCGGTTTACAATATCGCCCTCAATTTTTTTGCCGACCGTGACATCGCCGCCGATGTCACCCAGGATATTTTTTTGAAAATGTACAACAACCTGGAAAAATTCAAGGAGGAAAAGAATTTTACCGCCTGGCTTTTCACCATCTCGCGCAACTATTGCATCGATTACTGGCGGAAAAACAAAAAATACCTCTTGAACAGCCAGGAATTGGACGAAAAAGTCAGCCTGCCTAGCCCGACCCCGGAAGATAACGTGGTCAGGGAATCGGAAATCAGGGAATTGAGAAAAAAAATAACCCAACTGGAGCCCGAATTGAGGGTCATGCTGATTCTGCGCGACATACAGGATCTATCCTACCGGGAAATCGCCGGAAAATTTTCCATTCCCGAAGGCACCGTAAAATCCCGTATCAACCGGGCCAGACTGAAGCTGGCCCAGTCTTATGTCCGGGGGGAAGCATGATGTACAAATGCAAAGAAATCGAATCCCTGCTCTCCGCCTACCTGGAGAATGAATTGCCGGCGGAGGTGACGGTGGATATCACCCAACACCTGGCCGCCTGCTCCCATTGCCTTGAGTTGAAGGAAAAAGTGGAAGAACTGATATTATCGTTGTCCGATCTGCAGGAGGAAGTTCCGTTCTTTCTCAAGAACCGGCTTTTCAACATCCCTGAAATTTCCGAAAAAAAGAAGCTCGCCAAGACCATTTTCTTCCCCAAATGGCTGGCCGCCGCGGCCGGCACGATCATCCTGTTCCTGAACCTGTCCTATTTCACCAATATTTTCCCGCCGCTCAACCGCACCATGCACACGGTGGTCGGCTCCATCGAAACCTTCGTGGTTCAGACCGGAGGCTGGTTCGAACAGATCAAGGAATCCAAGAATCTGCTGCTGTTCACCTTTTTCAACAAGAAAAGCAGCGAAAGCAAGGCTGAAAAATTGAACGCGGGCTTCAATGTAAATAAAGAAATGAGCAAAGGAGGAAACAATGGCTAACAATGAAGAAGCGAACAAGGTCCAGAAGGAGAAGAATCCGTCCTTAGCTGCTTTTCTGGCGATATTCCCCGGCATGGGAGCCATTTACAATGGCAACATCATCAAGGGCATCACCTACATGGTGATTTTTGCCGTGTTGATCGTTTTGACGGACAACGCCAATGACCCGGATGCGATTGTGTTTGGCCTGATGATCGCCGGTTTTTTCATTTTCCAGGTCCTGGACAGCTACAATGAAGCCGGCCGGATCAATAAAAATGTCCTGGCTGAAGAAAGTCCCGCCAGCCAGAAAGAAGACTTGTCCCTGTTTGCGTCCATCACCGTGCTGGTGATCGGGATTATTTTCCAGCTGGTCGAATTCGACGTGCTTACCTACCGCCAGGTTACGCGCCTGTGGCCGCTGGTGCTGATCATCTTTGGCATTAAGATCGTTTACAATTACTTTAAAAAAGAGGAGAGCAAAAATGGCAAAAGCTAAAAAAGAGTCGCTTTTCTGGGGATTCATCATCCTGCTGCTGGGGGTGCTGTTTCTGTTGAAAAACTACGGCCTTGAAATCAACGTCTGGCACCTGATCGGGAAATACTGGCCGTTGATCCTGATTTATATCGGCTTGAAAAATATTTACTTTTACGCAAAAAAGAATCAATGAAAAAAAGAGAAATTGTCATCGTGGTTTTGCTGATCGTTTTCGGGGTTGTCTACAACGTCGTTGAGAAGGGCAGGATCAGGTTCGCTGGTGATTTTTCCAGGTACTTCGACCCGATGCGCCTGGTCAGCGACCGCTATAGCGAGTTTCCCCAAAACGAGAAGATATTCCCGGCGCCGGGCAAAATTACGATTGCCAATCCGGCCGGAGAAATCACCATTGACAAATCGCTCGACAACCAGGTCCATCTTTTTTCCTTTTTCAGGGTTTATTTCCAGGACAAGGAGGATACGTTTTCCAAAAAAATCGTGCAACATGCCCGGGTGCTTACCCAGGTCGAAAACAATGAGTTGACTGTTTCCGCCGATTGCCGGCCCGAATTTCCCTTCAACCGGCTGAGAGTCCGCCTGCAACTCCTGGTTCCCGCCGGTGTCGTGTTGGCTCTCGACAACCGCGAGGGGATCGTCTCCATCCGCCACTGCGGCAAGGACATTTTCCTGCGCCAGGAAAACGGCAATGTGGTTCTGGAAGACATCCCGTCCGCGGTCAAGCTGGAGCTCACCCATGGCAATCTGCATGCGAAAAACATCGCGGGGAATGTCGCCATTGCCACGCGGCAAAGCGAGATTTTTTTGGAAGACGCGGCGGCCGTGCGCCTGCAGGCAAGGCATGCCGACTGCGAGCTGAAAAAAATAGCAGGTCCGGTGTGGATCGAACACGCCTACGGGCGCATCACCTTGGATGGCGCCGGGCAAGCGGAAGTCTACGGACGGCACAGCCAAATAGCGGCGCGGAACATCCGCAATGGCCTCAAACTCAGCAATGCCTTCGATGGCATCCTCCTCGAAAACATCCATGGCGATGTCAGCGTGTCGGGCCGATCGAGCAAAATCGAGATGCGCCAGGTCATCGCCAAAAACATGGTGATCGAAAATTCTTTTGCCGATACCGTCATTGAGGGTTATTCGGGAGAAACCCTGAATGCGCTGATCAAGAACGGAAATTTTGCGCTGAGCTCCAGCACGATCGCCGAGCGCTTGAATGTCGAATCGAGTTATGCCCGGATCGATCTGCTCCCGGGAGCGTGGGCGGATCCGGCTTTCAACCTGAAGACGTCCCACGGCCGGATATACAACCAGTCCTCCTTCAGCATGGAACTTTTCCAGGAAAAGGACGAAAGTTTCGCCAATCGCAGCGGCCAGAAGCCCGAAGTGGTCATCAACAATGTTTATGGTGATATTTACTTGAAATGAATTTCTGAATATTGCTTTTATCGCCCAAATGTACTATTTTTGATCCGGAATGAAAAAAACGGTCACGCTGCCCAATATATTGAGCTTACTGCGGATTTTCATGGTCCCGCTGATCATCCTGCTGATGATCAACATCAATGACCAAGTCTTTCCATATCTACTTGTGATCTACGTCTTCGCCGTGTTCTTGGATTTTTTGGACGGATTCATCGCCCGCAACTTTTCCCAGGAAAGTGATTTGGGCAAAATCATTGATCCGCTGGCCGATAAATTTCTGATTTTTTCGGTCCTGCTCACTCTGACCATCAAGTTCGATTTCCCGCTGTGGCTGGCGGCATTGATCGTCCTGCGCGACATCCTGATCCTCTGGGCCAGCTTTTTGCTTTTTAAAGGCAAAAAAATCGTCAAACCGTCCTTGCTGATCGGCAAGTTTACTTTCGGGTTGCTGAGCCTGCTGATATTTGTTTACATCGTCGACCTTCATGAAAAAATAGACTTGCTTCTGCTCAAGCGGACATTGATTGTCCTGAGCTTCGCATTTTTGCTGTGGTCCTGGTTTGAATATTTTCTGGTTTACCTCCGAGAGAAAAATGAGCAAAAAAAACTTGATTTTGGTGGTTGATGACGAGCCTGAAATCCGTTTGCTGCTGAAGGAATTTCTCGAAAGCCATAATTACGAGGTTTGGTTGGCCGAAGACGGGCAGAAAGCCATTGAATTGGCCGAAAAGCTGACTCCCGACCTGGTGATCACCGACTTGCTGCTGCCCAAGGAGCATGGCATTGACGTACTGCATCAGATCAAGGACCGCTTTTTCATACCGGTCATTGCCATTTCCGGGATCTACAAAAAAGGTGAAATCATGGAAGACGTCGAGGACATTTTCCTGGATGGTTTTTATCAAAAACCGCTGGACCTCGAAGATCTGCTCAAGGGCATTCGGGCCGTTCTGTATGAATGAGCCGTACCATTCGTTCAATGGATTTTTGCAGAAAAAATTTCCCGGGCAAAAAATAGTCAAAATACCGATCGCGGCAGGCTTTTCCTGTCCCAACCGCGACGGTTCGCTTTCGTGGGCGGGGTGCACGTTTTGCGATCCGTTGGCCTCGGGCCCGCTTCATGCCGCCGGGATGTCCATTGAGCAGCAGGTCGAAGGGTACATGGCCAGCCATCCGGGCAAGAAGTACATCGCCTATTTTCAGGCGCACAGCAATACTTATGGACCTGTTTCGGAATTGCGCTCCAAGTTCGAAACGGTTTTCAAGTACCCGGACATCGTCGGGCTGTTCATCGGCACCCGCCCCGACGCGATTGCCGAGCCGGCCTTCCGGCTCTTGGCGGAACTGAATCGCCGTCTGTACCTGACCGTCGAGCTCGGCTTGCAGTCGGTCCACGCCCAAAGCCTGCTGCTTTTGAATAGAAACCATACCTATGCGCAATTCCTCGAAGGCTACCGGAAGTTGCAGGCCCTGAAAATCGACACGGTCGTTCACCTGATCATCGGCATCCCCGGTGAAACCCGCGCCCATATGCGGGCGACCATTGCCGAGATGAACCGTTTGAAGCCCGCCGGGATAAAGTTTCACCTGCTGCATGTTTTGCGGGGCACGGCGTTGCATCGCCTTTACCTGGAAAAACCATTCCCGCTGCTCAGCCGCGACGACTATGCCGAGCGGATCGCTTACTTGCTTGAATACCTCGACCCCGACATCGTGGTTCACCGGCTTACGGCGGAAAGGGAAAAAGAGATATTTGTCGCGCCGGATTGGGCGCTGAACAAACAGGCCGTTCTCGCTGCCATCCGCTCGCGCTTGCACCAGACCGGAGCGTTTCAGGGCCGCCGTTATGTTCCTTCCCCGAAGCCTTCCTCTTTCGCCGGCGCTTCCCAGCCGTTGACAAAAAAATGAAATAATGCAAAGATATTTTCGGAATTGCCAATAGGGATTGTGATGGGAAAACGAATCATTGAATCTCCAGTGCCGTTTGTTTTAAGAAAAATATTCATCGAGAAGAGCAGCGGCGAACTGAATTTGAAAGGGGATAGTTTTGAAAAAACCTTGTATTTCAACGAAGGCAATCTCTGTTTTGCCAGGACCAACGTCCTGCATGAGCGTCTGGGCGAAATCCTTTTTAAGATCGGGAAGATAAATCAGACCCAGTTCTGGGACATCCATAAACTGCTTTCGGGCCAGAAGGATAAGATCGGCACCCTGATGGTCAGGAACAATTTCATCAGTCAAAAAGACCTCCATTTCGCCCTGATCTATCAAATCAGGGTAATCGCCCTATCCACGTTTTCTTTGACCGGCGGCGAATGGGAGTTCTCGCCGCTGCGTCCCGACCTTCCGGAAGATTCCATTTTCAAGATCGAATTGCCGGTGATTTTTTTCGAGGGCGTCCAGAGGTTCAAAAGCCTGCCCTTGTTTAAAAACAATTTTGTCAATCATTCCCTGCAGCCCAAACCCCTCGCGAATGAAATAAGGGAGTTTTTCAATTCCGCCGAAATTGATTTTTACCAGGAATTGCAGCGCCACGCTCCCGGCCGGGCCGCGGAAATCGCCGCCCAGATGGGCGTAGCCGAGGAAACCTTGTGGCAGAAACTCATGCTCTTTTTTTTGCTGAATACCCTTGAATTCACCCAAGCGACTGTTGACAAGGATACCAGCGAGAATATGGAAGAGTTGACCACCCTGTATGAGAAGCTGAGAGCCAAGGAAATGGATTATTATGAACTGTTCAATTTGAAAAACACGGCGACGTTCAATGAAATCAAGGACGCCTATTACCAGCATGCGAATAAATTTCACCCCGATCGCTTCGGCGACGCCCGCGATCCCGAGTTAAGGGAAAAGGCCAATTTTGTCTTTGCGCACATCAACAAAGCTTTTGAAGTTCTCAACCATGAGGAAAAACGGCGCGAATATGACATGAAGGGTTACAAAGAGATCCAAAGCATGGATAAAGGCAGCGAGAACTTGGGTGAAAAGGCGAACCTGTTCTATCGCAAAGCCAAAACCCTCTATTCACAAAAAAGATTTTGGGAAGCGGCCAGTATCATGGAAGAAGCGGTGCGAAATGATCCCGGCAAGGCCTCCTATTTTTTGCTGCTGGGCGTGAGCCAATCCAACATCCCGACCATGCGCCGGGTTGCCGAAAAGAATTTGCAAAAAGTCGTCGAGATGGAACCATGGAATGCGGAACCGTTGGCGGCGCTGGGATTGTTGTTTTTAGCGGAAAAAATGGACAAGCGGGCGGAAAACTTTTTTAGAAGAACATTAGCGATTGATCCAGACCATGAAGTGGCGCTGAGTAAAATAGCCGAAATGACGACGGGCGGCAAGAAACAGTCGATGTTCTCTGCTTTTAAAAAAAAGAAATAACCTTTTAAACCCCACATTTTGTGTTTTTATCATTCCGGATGTTGACATTTAGCGTTATTGGGGTAAAATAGCCAGCGAAATAAAAAATCGCCTGTCGGGGGAAATTGGTGAACATTCTTTTTGTAGCCAGTGAGGCCGTGCCGTTCGCAAAAACCGGCGGACTCGCCGATGTGGTCGGCATCCTGCCGCGAGTCATGGCCGCCAAGCAAACGGTCTCTTTGATCATTCCCGAATACAGTACCGAAGGCATTCGCGGCCTAGAACTGAGAACAATCGATTCCTTCACCCTGGCAATCGGTTCGCGCTTGTTCCAGGCCACCATAAAAAAGGCGGATATGGCTCCCCGTTTTACTGTCTATTTCGTCGCCCAGGAAGCATTTTTTGCCCGCGAATTTCTTTACGGGGATTCCGGCGGCGATTATCCCGACAACTTTCTCCGTTTCTTTTTCTTCCAGAAAGCAGTCGTCGAATTCGTGCAGCGGCGGAAACTGTTTTTTGATGTCATTCACAGTCATGATTGGCAAGCCGCGCTGATACCGCTGTTGGTCAAGCTCCCGAGCGCGCCGCCATTTTTGCAAAAGAGCAAAACAATTTTTTCCATTCACAACCTTGGCTATCAGGGAATTTTTGACGGGAATCTGTTCGAGGAGACCGGGCTTCCTGAGCACTTTTTTTCGCCGGAATACCTTGAGTTCTACGGCAAACTGAACTTCATGAAAGCGGGGATCATCTTTTCCGATTGGCTGCTCACCGTCAGTCCCACCTATGCCGGGGAAATTCTTCGATCCGAAAACGGATTCGGGCTGGATGGGCTGCTCAACAAATTTTCATTCAAGCTGAGCGGAATCCTGAATGGCGCCGATTACGGCCAGTGGAATCCCGAGATCGATCCTTTCATCGACCATCCCTATTCGTGTCGGAACCCGGAAATCAAAAGCTTGAATAAACAAGCCCTGTACCGCGAGCTCGGCATCGGCAAAAATCCCCGGGCGCCGTTGCTGATCATGATTGCCAGGATCAGCGAGCAGAAAGGGATGCGGCTGCTGGTGGAGCTGCTGCCGGTTCTGCTCAAGGAAAATTTGCATTTTGTCTTCTTGGGGTGCGGCGACGGTTTTTGGACCGAAAAGTTGCAGGAAACGGCCGCTCGTTTCCCGGAGAATTTCACTTTTCTGAATCGTTTCGATGAACGGATGGCCCATCGGCTGGAAGCGGCCGCCGACCTGTTTTTCATGCCCTCGCTGTATGAGCCTTGCGGCCTGAATCAGCTGTACAGCTTGAAATACGGCACGGTTCCCGTGGTTCGCGCCACCGGTGGATTGGAAGACTCGGTGACGGAATTCGACGCCGCCGGTGGCGGGAGCGGTTTTAAATTTTCGAGCAACCAGGCCGCTGACGTTGCGCCGGTCATCCGCAAGGCAATCCGCTTGTACCAGGACGCGGACGCCTGGCGGCGTCTTCAGCAAAACGGCATGCTGCTCGATTTTTCCTGGGAAAAGGTGGTTCGGGAATATATAAAATTGTATAATAAAATTTTAGGGGAGGACGGTAACCATGGCTGAGATTCTTTCTGCCAATGACGGAAATTTTGACAGTTTCATGAATGGCGCCAAGATGCTGATTGTCGATTTCTGGGCTCCCACCTGCGCCCCGTGCAAGCTCATGGATCCGGGACTGGAAAAGATCGCCGCCAGCTATCCGGAGAAGGTCCGTGTGGTCAAAGTCAATGTGAATGAAAATCCCCTGACTTCCTCCCGCTTTTTCGTGCGCTCGCTGCCGACCCTTTTGTTCATCAAAAACGGATTGGTCAAAACGCAGCTTGTCGGTGCCGTCAACCCGAGCCAGATTGAGAAAACCCTGATCGAAGTTCAATAATGGAAAGCCATTGGGATATCATCATTGTCGGCGGCGGGCCGGCCGGCCTGGCGGCGGCGATTTATTGCGGCCGGGCCCTGCGCAAAACCCTGGTCCTGGAAAAACAGGTGTTTGGCGGGCAGATCATCAAGGCGGATATCATCGAAAACTATCCCGGTTTCGCCGAGCCCGTCGTCCCGGCCGATTTGATGGAGCAGATGGTTAAGCAGGCCCAGCGTTACGGGGTGGTACTGGAAAATGATGAGGTCACCGCCATCCGCCCCGAAGGCCAATCGTGGCGGCTTGACGTCTACAATGGTTTTTTTACGGCCAAGGCGGTCGTTTTCGCCGCCGGTTCCGTGCACCGCTTTTTCAACGTGAAGGGAGAAAAAGAACTGCTCGGGCGCGGGGTTTCGGTCTGCGCGACCTGCGACGCGCCCTTCTTCAAGGATCGCAAGGTGGCCGTCCTCGGCGGCGGCGACACGGCCATTGCCGAGGCCCTGCACCTGGCGAAATTCGCTTCCGAGGTCTGGGTGATTCATCGCCGCGACGAACTGCGGGCGGAAAAAATACTTCAGGAGCGGGTTTTCAAAAATCCGAAAATCAAAATGCTTTGGGACAGGGAGGTTCTCGCTTTCCGGGGTGAACAGAAACTGGAAGCCGTTGAGCTGAGAAACAAAAAAACCGCCGCGGTCGAGAGCATCCCGTTTGCCGGGGCTTTTTTGGCCATCGGCACCATCCCCAACACCGTATTGATCAAGGATTACGTCGATCTGGACGGCAACGGCTATGTCGTCACCGACATTTCCCTGTCCACCAAGGCCAAGGGATTGTACGTGGCCGGAGAGGTCATCAAGGGCAACCGGCGGCAAGTGTCGATATCGGTGGGCATGGGCGTTCAAGCCGCCCTCAATTGTGAAGAGTACCTTGTCTCGCTGGAGTGAGTTCCCGCGACGCGAAAGGGAGTTTTTGCCGGCTGGCGCTTGAAATGGAGCCAAGGTGATCAAGGCCGAACTTTTTGAGAAAGGAAGTCAGAACCAGGTCACCTGCCGGCTGTGCGCCCATCAATGCCGTTTGCCCGAAGGGGGGTCCGGTATCTGCCGGGTCAGAAAAAACATTGCCGGCACACTTTATTCGCTGAATTCCGACCGAGTGATCGCCATGCATATGGACCCGATTGAAAAAAAGCCCCTGTATCATTTTCTGCCCGGCTCAAGCTCTTTCTCCATCGCCGCCATGGGCTGCAATTTTTCCTGCCGCTTCTGCCAGAATCATTCCATATCCATGGTCCAAGATGAACCGGGCATTTCGGGGGAGAATGTCTCGCCGGAGGAACTGGTGCAAAACGCCCTGGATAACCGCGCCCGCTCGATCTCATATACCTACACCGAACCCACCGTTTTTTTTGAGTTGATGCTTCAGACCGCCCGCCTGGCGCACCAGGCGGGATTGAAAAATGTCATGGTCAGCAACGGTTACCTGAGCGGCCAGGCGTTGGCCATGCTGGTCCCATACCTGGACGCGGCCAACATCGATTTGAAAGCCTTCAATGACGATTTTTACAAGCACTATTGCTCCGCCCGCCTGAAACCGGTCATGGAGACGATTGCCGCGCTGAAAGCCAGCGGGGTCTGGCTTGAAATTACCACGTTGCTGATCCCGGGATTGAACGATGATCGCGAAGAGATCAAGCGCCTGATCTTGTTTTTACTGGGAATCGACGACCGCATGCCTTGGCATGTGTCGCGGTTTTTCCCGCAGTACCGCCTGCGGAACATCCCGCCCACGGCCGAAGATTCCATATACGGTTTCCTGCGCCTGGGCGCGGAGATGGGCTTGAAATATCTTTATGGCGGCAATCTGAGCGCTGATTCTTGGAACGATACCGTTTGCCCGCAATGCCGGACAAAATTGATCCGCCGCCTGGGGTATCAGACCTCCGTGCTGGCTTTGCAAGCGGGACGATGCCGTACCTGTGGCTCGGCCATTCCCGGTATCTGGGAAAATTAGCTTCGTTCAGCGGCATGGTTGACAAAAAAATCGCCAGGGTTTATTTTACTTTCGGAGCAGACCATGACTGAAAATAAAAACCATGAAGATAATCCTTTCCCCGAGCCGGAGGAGCCGAAAGAGCGACCGGCTGGAACGGCCTACGATCCCAGCCAGACGAGGTTGCTGACCTCCATGCCGGCGGCCGCTGAACGCAAGCCGGAAAGGATCCCGGACGGTGATGCCGCCCACGGCCCGGCCGAAGAACCCGGATCGGTTTACGCCAAGAGGGAACGCTTCAAGAAGTTGACGCAGACCCAGATTATCTGGATTTCGTTTTCGATCATCCTGGTCTGTTTGATTTTGTTCGTTTTGCTGATCACGCAGGGGCGGCAAAGGAACAAGGCCCTCAAGCCGGCGACAGGAGAAAACCTTGAAGAAACGGCCGAAACCGGCAACCCTGACGCCGAGCGCATGCTGAAAAACAAGCTCGCCCGCCAGGCAGACAAACTCAGCCTGATCCTGTCGGACGACGAATTCACCGGCCAGGCACCCATGACCGTCAAGGCGACCGGGCCGGTCGTTTCAGCAACGGCCGATCCCGAATTGGCCGCCATGGTCGATGCCCTGAAGATCCGTTTGCAGGTCTCCAGTGAAGGCAAAACGGTTGGCCGCGG from Candidatus Aminicenantes bacterium includes these protein-coding regions:
- the amrS gene encoding AmmeMemoRadiSam system radical SAM enzyme, whose translation is MIKAELFEKGSQNQVTCRLCAHQCRLPEGGSGICRVRKNIAGTLYSLNSDRVIAMHMDPIEKKPLYHFLPGSSSFSIAAMGCNFSCRFCQNHSISMVQDEPGISGENVSPEELVQNALDNRARSISYTYTEPTVFFELMLQTARLAHQAGLKNVMVSNGYLSGQALAMLVPYLDAANIDLKAFNDDFYKHYCSARLKPVMETIAALKASGVWLEITTLLIPGLNDDREEIKRLILFLLGIDDRMPWHVSRFFPQYRLRNIPPTAEDSIYGFLRLGAEMGLKYLYGGNLSADSWNDTVCPQCRTKLIRRLGYQTSVLALQAGRCRTCGSAIPGIWEN
- a CDS encoding CDP-alcohol phosphatidyltransferase family protein; the encoded protein is MKKTVTLPNILSLLRIFMVPLIILLMININDQVFPYLLVIYVFAVFLDFLDGFIARNFSQESDLGKIIDPLADKFLIFSVLLTLTIKFDFPLWLAALIVLRDILILWASFLLFKGKKIVKPSLLIGKFTFGLLSLLIFVYIVDLHEKIDLLLLKRTLIVLSFAFLLWSWFEYFLVYLREKNEQKKLDFGG
- a CDS encoding DnaJ domain-containing protein encodes the protein MGKRIIESPVPFVLRKIFIEKSSGELNLKGDSFEKTLYFNEGNLCFARTNVLHERLGEILFKIGKINQTQFWDIHKLLSGQKDKIGTLMVRNNFISQKDLHFALIYQIRVIALSTFSLTGGEWEFSPLRPDLPEDSIFKIELPVIFFEGVQRFKSLPLFKNNFVNHSLQPKPLANEIREFFNSAEIDFYQELQRHAPGRAAEIAAQMGVAEETLWQKLMLFFLLNTLEFTQATVDKDTSENMEELTTLYEKLRAKEMDYYELFNLKNTATFNEIKDAYYQHANKFHPDRFGDARDPELREKANFVFAHINKAFEVLNHEEKRREYDMKGYKEIQSMDKGSENLGEKANLFYRKAKTLYSQKRFWEAASIMEEAVRNDPGKASYFLLLGVSQSNIPTMRRVAEKNLQKVVEMEPWNAEPLAALGLLFLAEKMDKRAENFFRRTLAIDPDHEVALSKIAEMTTGGKKQSMFSAFKKKK
- a CDS encoding thioredoxin domain-containing protein → MAEILSANDGNFDSFMNGAKMLIVDFWAPTCAPCKLMDPGLEKIAASYPEKVRVVKVNVNENPLTSSRFFVRSLPTLLFIKNGLVKTQLVGAVNPSQIEKTLIEVQ
- a CDS encoding DUF5668 domain-containing protein, whose amino-acid sequence is MANNEEANKVQKEKNPSLAAFLAIFPGMGAIYNGNIIKGITYMVIFAVLIVLTDNANDPDAIVFGLMIAGFFIFQVLDSYNEAGRINKNVLAEESPASQKEDLSLFASITVLVIGIIFQLVEFDVLTYRQVTRLWPLVLIIFGIKIVYNYFKKEESKNGKS
- a CDS encoding TIGR01212 family radical SAM protein (This family includes YhcC from E. coli K-12, an uncharacterized radical SAM protein.) gives rise to the protein MNEPYHSFNGFLQKKFPGQKIVKIPIAAGFSCPNRDGSLSWAGCTFCDPLASGPLHAAGMSIEQQVEGYMASHPGKKYIAYFQAHSNTYGPVSELRSKFETVFKYPDIVGLFIGTRPDAIAEPAFRLLAELNRRLYLTVELGLQSVHAQSLLLLNRNHTYAQFLEGYRKLQALKIDTVVHLIIGIPGETRAHMRATIAEMNRLKPAGIKFHLLHVLRGTALHRLYLEKPFPLLSRDDYAERIAYLLEYLDPDIVVHRLTAEREKEIFVAPDWALNKQAVLAAIRSRLHQTGAFQGRRYVPSPKPSSFAGASQPLTKK
- a CDS encoding glycogen/starch synthase, with product MNILFVASEAVPFAKTGGLADVVGILPRVMAAKQTVSLIIPEYSTEGIRGLELRTIDSFTLAIGSRLFQATIKKADMAPRFTVYFVAQEAFFAREFLYGDSGGDYPDNFLRFFFFQKAVVEFVQRRKLFFDVIHSHDWQAALIPLLVKLPSAPPFLQKSKTIFSIHNLGYQGIFDGNLFEETGLPEHFFSPEYLEFYGKLNFMKAGIIFSDWLLTVSPTYAGEILRSENGFGLDGLLNKFSFKLSGILNGADYGQWNPEIDPFIDHPYSCRNPEIKSLNKQALYRELGIGKNPRAPLLIMIARISEQKGMRLLVELLPVLLKENLHFVFLGCGDGFWTEKLQETAARFPENFTFLNRFDERMAHRLEAAADLFFMPSLYEPCGLNQLYSLKYGTVPVVRATGGLEDSVTEFDAAGGGSGFKFSSNQAADVAPVIRKAIRLYQDADAWRRLQQNGMLLDFSWEKVVREYIKLYNKILGEDGNHG
- a CDS encoding DUF5668 domain-containing protein, which gives rise to MAKAKKESLFWGFIILLLGVLFLLKNYGLEINVWHLIGKYWPLILIYIGLKNIYFYAKKNQ
- a CDS encoding zf-HC2 domain-containing protein, translating into MMYKCKEIESLLSAYLENELPAEVTVDITQHLAACSHCLELKEKVEELILSLSDLQEEVPFFLKNRLFNIPEISEKKKLAKTIFFPKWLAAAAGTIILFLNLSYFTNIFPPLNRTMHTVVGSIETFVVQTGGWFEQIKESKNLLLFTFFNKKSSESKAEKLNAGFNVNKEMSKGGNNG
- a CDS encoding response regulator produces the protein MSKKNLILVVDDEPEIRLLLKEFLESHNYEVWLAEDGQKAIELAEKLTPDLVITDLLLPKEHGIDVLHQIKDRFFIPVIAISGIYKKGEIMEDVEDIFLDGFYQKPLDLEDLLKGIRAVLYE
- a CDS encoding FAD-dependent oxidoreductase, yielding MESHWDIIIVGGGPAGLAAAIYCGRALRKTLVLEKQVFGGQIIKADIIENYPGFAEPVVPADLMEQMVKQAQRYGVVLENDEVTAIRPEGQSWRLDVYNGFFTAKAVVFAAGSVHRFFNVKGEKELLGRGVSVCATCDAPFFKDRKVAVLGGGDTAIAEALHLAKFASEVWVIHRRDELRAEKILQERVFKNPKIKMLWDREVLAFRGEQKLEAVELRNKKTAAVESIPFAGAFLAIGTIPNTVLIKDYVDLDGNGYVVTDISLSTKAKGLYVAGEVIKGNRRQVSISVGMGVQAALNCEEYLVSLE
- a CDS encoding DUF4097 family beta strand repeat-containing protein, with the translated sequence MKKREIVIVVLLIVFGVVYNVVEKGRIRFAGDFSRYFDPMRLVSDRYSEFPQNEKIFPAPGKITIANPAGEITIDKSLDNQVHLFSFFRVYFQDKEDTFSKKIVQHARVLTQVENNELTVSADCRPEFPFNRLRVRLQLLVPAGVVLALDNREGIVSIRHCGKDIFLRQENGNVVLEDIPSAVKLELTHGNLHAKNIAGNVAIATRQSEIFLEDAAAVRLQARHADCELKKIAGPVWIEHAYGRITLDGAGQAEVYGRHSQIAARNIRNGLKLSNAFDGILLENIHGDVSVSGRSSKIEMRQVIAKNMVIENSFADTVIEGYSGETLNALIKNGNFALSSSTIAERLNVESSYARIDLLPGAWADPAFNLKTSHGRIYNQSSFSMELFQEKDESFANRSGQKPEVVINNVYGDIYLK
- a CDS encoding RNA polymerase sigma factor, with the protein product MDIAETLLRCRNGDQEAWNMLINAYFKAVYNIALNFFADRDIAADVTQDIFLKMYNNLEKFKEEKNFTAWLFTISRNYCIDYWRKNKKYLLNSQELDEKVSLPSPTPEDNVVRESEIRELRKKITQLEPELRVMLILRDIQDLSYREIAGKFSIPEGTVKSRINRARLKLAQSYVRGEA